From the Candidatus Dormiibacterota bacterium genome, one window contains:
- a CDS encoding DUF3105 domain-containing protein, producing the protein MSRTQRELKALRQQQREEAAARQRARDRRNLFIIGGVLGTAALAILIVALALNHAAQVTSQNRLPFHAVSTTQGQPVADEGRTHVDPSTSPTYQSYPPASGPHYSAAGIAPVPWQTIATSSTPLVEGQYIHNLEHGGIAILYNCPTGADCTTLQNSLENYVRNLAPAEPAFNEVKVVLTPYSRGMTRKVALVAWDYIEFLDVYDQAAITQFYENHVNKGPENIA; encoded by the coding sequence GTGTCCAGAACCCAGCGGGAGCTGAAGGCGCTCCGGCAGCAGCAACGGGAAGAGGCGGCGGCGCGCCAGCGCGCTCGTGACCGCCGAAACCTGTTCATCATCGGCGGCGTCCTCGGCACCGCCGCGCTCGCCATCCTGATCGTCGCGCTCGCCCTCAATCACGCGGCCCAGGTGACGAGTCAGAACCGACTACCGTTCCACGCGGTCAGCACCACGCAGGGGCAGCCGGTCGCGGATGAGGGCCGAACGCACGTGGACCCGTCCACGAGTCCGACCTACCAGTCGTATCCGCCCGCCTCCGGGCCGCACTATTCCGCTGCGGGCATCGCCCCCGTCCCCTGGCAGACGATCGCGACCTCCAGCACCCCGCTGGTCGAAGGCCAGTACATCCACAACCTCGAGCACGGCGGGATCGCCATCCTCTACAACTGCCCGACGGGCGCCGACTGCACCACGCTCCAGAATTCGCTCGAGAACTACGTCCGCAACCTGGCGCCGGCCGAACCGGCGTTCAACGAGGTGAAAGTCGTGCTGACCCCCTATAGCAGGGGGATGACGCGGAAGGTGGCCCTGGTTGCGTGGGACTACATCGAGTTCCTGGACGTCTACGATCAGGCGGCGATCACCCAGTTCTACGAGAACCACGTCAACAAGGGGCCGGAGAACATCGCCTAG
- a CDS encoding Maf family protein: MRPLVLASTSPRRIEILTRLGIAFRAVPPGIEERPPVPLGPLRYVAWAAAEKANAVARRMPGALVVAADTEVVRDRRIYGKPGDRREAAAFLRSLSGRRHQVYTAVHVIDGHTGRQAQGISRTDVTMRELSPRVIAAYVRTGEAQDKAGAYAIQGKGQRLVESIRGPYDNVVGMPMRLLTRLLGECGIPLPLRSPDEPKVTQERRKRSRRQPAAQPAAAGRMHR, encoded by the coding sequence GTGCGACCCCTCGTGCTCGCGTCGACGTCCCCGAGGCGGATCGAGATCCTCACGCGGTTGGGCATCGCGTTTCGGGCCGTGCCGCCGGGGATCGAGGAGCGGCCGCCGGTGCCGCTCGGCCCGCTCCGCTACGTCGCCTGGGCTGCAGCCGAGAAGGCCAATGCGGTCGCGAGGCGAATGCCAGGGGCACTCGTGGTCGCGGCGGATACCGAAGTCGTCCGCGATCGCCGCATCTATGGGAAACCCGGCGACCGCCGCGAGGCGGCCGCCTTCCTGCGGTCACTCTCCGGACGCCGTCACCAGGTCTACACCGCGGTTCATGTCATCGACGGACATACCGGACGCCAGGCTCAGGGGATCTCGCGGACGGATGTCACAATGCGTGAACTTTCGCCGCGCGTGATCGCGGCCTATGTCCGCACCGGAGAGGCGCAGGATAAGGCCGGTGCCTACGCTATACAGGGCAAGGGCCAACGGCTGGTCGAATCGATCCGCGGGCCCTACGACAACGTCGTTGGGATGCCGATGCGCCTGCTGACACGGTTGCTGGGCGAATGTGGGATCCCGCTTCCGCTGAGGAGTCCGGATGAGCCCAAGGTCACTCAAGAACGCCGCAAACGCTCTCGCCGTCAGCCTGCTGCTCAGCCCGCTGCTGCTGGCCGCATGCACCGGTAG
- the rpmA gene encoding 50S ribosomal protein L27: MAHKKGAGSSRNGRDSVGQRLGMKTGAGQAVNAGTILLRQRGTAIFPGTNVGMGRDHTLFALVDGVVRFERTGHGRKKVSVLAQAV, translated from the coding sequence ATGGCACACAAGAAAGGCGCAGGGAGCTCACGCAACGGACGCGACAGTGTCGGCCAGCGGCTGGGCATGAAGACGGGCGCGGGTCAGGCGGTGAACGCCGGCACCATCCTGCTTCGCCAGCGAGGCACGGCGATCTTTCCCGGGACCAATGTTGGCATGGGCCGCGATCACACGCTGTTCGCGCTGGTCGACGGCGTGGTCCGCTTCGAGCGAACTGGTCACGGACGCAAGAAAGTCTCCGTCCTCGCGCAAGCCGTCTAG
- the nadD gene encoding nicotinate-nucleotide adenylyltransferase yields MSTIRNADIGILGGTFDPVHNGHLAAARQLRGVADLDQIWLMPNATPPHRTAAPAAPAPDRMCMVELAVAGHDGLVPSHIELDRGGVSYTIDTVRELARAYPGQRFVLLVGSDAALQIRTWHEAEELLDTASFVIFNRPETALAPQTLHELGFAPARTRIVHLDTPAIAAHQVRDRLARGAPIEDLVPSAVADYIRNHALYRGPGVERRA; encoded by the coding sequence TTGTCTACGATCCGCAACGCTGACATCGGCATTTTGGGCGGGACCTTCGACCCCGTGCACAACGGTCACCTCGCCGCGGCCCGCCAGCTGCGAGGTGTCGCGGACCTCGATCAGATCTGGTTGATGCCCAATGCGACGCCCCCTCATCGCACCGCGGCGCCGGCCGCGCCCGCGCCGGATCGAATGTGCATGGTGGAGCTGGCGGTCGCCGGCCATGATGGGCTGGTTCCTTCCCACATCGAGCTGGACCGCGGCGGTGTCTCCTACACGATCGATACCGTTCGCGAGCTCGCGCGTGCGTATCCAGGTCAACGATTCGTGCTGCTTGTTGGATCCGATGCCGCACTGCAGATCCGCACCTGGCACGAAGCCGAGGAGCTGCTCGATACCGCGAGTTTCGTGATCTTCAACCGGCCCGAGACCGCGCTCGCGCCGCAGACACTGCACGAGCTGGGGTTTGCGCCCGCCCGCACCCGGATCGTCCATCTCGACACGCCCGCGATCGCCGCCCATCAGGTTCGCGATCGCCTTGCGCGCGGGGCTCCGATCGAAGACCTGGTGCCGTCCGCCGTGGCCGATTACATCCGCAACCATGCGCTCTACCGCGGCCCCGGTGTAGAAAGGCGAGCGTAA
- the rplU gene encoding 50S ribosomal protein L21 has product MFAIVATSGKQFRVSEGDRIVVDRVSANVGETVRLDSVLLVGGDGGPMVGMPFVSGAAVEATVVSHRSGDKIIVFKFEARKRKRRKTGHRQQLSELRIGAIRAPDGKSGERPAANGPPASTERPASAKPAPKARKPAAAPAVKTTQE; this is encoded by the coding sequence ATGTTTGCCATCGTAGCCACCAGCGGAAAGCAGTTCCGAGTGTCGGAGGGCGATCGAATCGTCGTCGATCGCGTGTCCGCCAACGTCGGCGAGACGGTGCGCCTGGACTCGGTCTTGCTGGTGGGCGGCGATGGCGGGCCGATGGTGGGCATGCCCTTCGTGTCCGGCGCCGCGGTCGAGGCGACGGTGGTCTCGCACCGGTCCGGCGACAAGATCATCGTGTTCAAGTTCGAGGCTCGCAAGCGGAAGCGGCGCAAGACCGGGCACCGGCAGCAACTCTCCGAGCTCCGCATCGGCGCCATCCGGGCCCCCGACGGCAAGAGCGGCGAGCGGCCGGCGGCGAATGGCCCTCCCGCGTCGACGGAGCGGCCGGCGAGCGCGAAGCCGGCACCGAAAGCCCGCAAACCCGCAGCGGCGCCCGCAGTAAAGACCACGCAGGAGTAA
- the obgE gene encoding GTPase ObgE yields MFTDRVKIFVKGGDGGAGALSFRREKFVPRGGPDGGNGGRGGNVILEVSRQVNSLQDYRFKHHFPAGRGGRGGGSRRHGKDAIDIVLPVPPGTLVKDEEGKTIADLVAQGQRLVVGKGGRGGRGNASFKTSTRQTPRFAELGEPGQSTWLWLELRLIADIGLLGLPNAGKSTLLSAASAAKPKIADYPFTTLEPVLGVVELAEDATFVMADLPGLIEGAHAGAGLGLQFLRHVDRTRVLIHVIDAAAGDQHQLWSDYQQVRTELKKYSAALARRPHLVALNKMDAVTDGSEVLAFRQRLVKLRRRTFPISAATGDGVQDLLWAAWRMLEKRKGEPAPQPLPALKVYRGPTSAEPFTIEPVEGGFLVSGDQLERLLAMTDMTNPEGLAHFQRMLDRWGLNDALARHGAHGGEMVRISDVEFVYDPQR; encoded by the coding sequence ATGTTCACGGACCGGGTCAAGATCTTCGTCAAGGGCGGCGACGGTGGCGCCGGTGCCTTGAGCTTCCGCCGCGAGAAGTTCGTGCCGCGGGGCGGCCCCGACGGCGGGAACGGCGGCCGGGGCGGCAATGTCATCCTCGAGGTCTCGCGGCAGGTTAACTCCTTGCAGGACTATCGCTTCAAGCATCACTTCCCCGCGGGCCGCGGCGGCCGCGGCGGTGGCAGCCGGCGGCACGGAAAGGACGCCATCGATATCGTCCTTCCGGTTCCTCCGGGGACCCTGGTCAAGGATGAGGAGGGAAAAACCATCGCTGACCTGGTCGCCCAGGGGCAGCGCCTCGTCGTCGGCAAGGGCGGGCGAGGTGGCCGTGGCAACGCCAGCTTCAAGACGTCCACCCGCCAGACGCCACGCTTCGCCGAGCTGGGCGAGCCTGGGCAGTCCACCTGGCTCTGGCTGGAACTACGGCTGATCGCGGATATCGGCCTGCTCGGGCTGCCGAACGCCGGCAAATCGACGCTCCTCTCCGCCGCGAGCGCCGCCAAACCGAAGATCGCCGACTATCCCTTTACGACCCTCGAGCCGGTGCTCGGCGTCGTGGAGCTCGCCGAGGACGCCACCTTCGTCATGGCGGACCTTCCCGGACTGATCGAGGGTGCGCACGCCGGGGCGGGCCTCGGCCTGCAGTTCCTTCGGCATGTGGATCGCACCCGCGTGCTGATCCACGTCATCGATGCCGCCGCCGGCGATCAGCACCAGTTGTGGAGCGACTACCAGCAGGTGCGGACTGAGCTCAAGAAATACAGCGCGGCGCTGGCGCGCCGCCCGCACCTGGTGGCGCTGAACAAGATGGACGCCGTCACGGACGGGTCGGAGGTCCTCGCCTTTCGACAGCGCCTGGTGAAGCTTCGCCGGCGCACCTTCCCGATTTCGGCCGCCACCGGTGACGGGGTTCAGGACTTGCTCTGGGCGGCGTGGCGCATGCTCGAGAAGCGCAAGGGTGAACCGGCGCCGCAACCGTTGCCCGCGCTCAAGGTCTATCGCGGTCCCACCTCCGCCGAACCGTTCACGATCGAGCCGGTCGAGGGTGGGTTCCTGGTCTCCGGCGACCAGCTCGAGCGACTGCTGGCCATGACCGACATGACCAATCCCGAGGGACTGGCGCATTTCCAGCGCATGCTCGATCGCTGGGGTTTGAACGACGCGCTGGCGCGCCACGGTGCCCACGGCGGGGAGATGGTGAGAATTTCCGACGTGGAGTTTGTCTACGATCCGCAACGCTGA
- the rsfS gene encoding ribosome silencing factor, with protein MTPLQLSRLIVNAAADKKARGIVRLDIRQKSSIADYFVICEGDTDRQVRAITDSIVGACQVKGVRPLRTAGYDDGSWVVLDYASVIVHVFLPGERSYYDLESLWKPPAKAASPAPAAKNGAKKAPAKERARPKAKPTRPSRRRIRTA; from the coding sequence GTGACCCCCCTTCAGCTCAGCCGGCTCATCGTGAACGCGGCTGCCGATAAGAAGGCTCGGGGCATCGTCCGGCTCGACATCCGGCAGAAAAGCTCGATCGCGGATTACTTCGTCATCTGCGAGGGCGACACGGACCGACAGGTGCGCGCGATCACCGACTCGATCGTGGGGGCCTGCCAGGTGAAGGGCGTGCGGCCGTTGCGCACAGCCGGCTACGACGACGGATCCTGGGTCGTCCTCGACTATGCCAGCGTGATCGTGCACGTGTTCCTTCCGGGCGAACGCTCCTACTACGATCTCGAGTCCCTCTGGAAACCGCCGGCGAAGGCCGCCTCGCCCGCGCCTGCCGCCAAGAACGGCGCGAAGAAGGCCCCCGCGAAAGAGCGCGCGCGCCCCAAGGCCAAACCGACCCGTCCCTCTCGACGCCGCATCCGAACGGCCTAG